From the genome of Candidatus Paracaedibacter acanthamoebae:
ACGACATTGGCCACGCAGCCCTTGATATCATCAGATCATATTCAAAATCCTGGCTTTTATTAAATGCTTTTGATGAAAATCGACTTTCTTATCAAAGTAAAATGCAGCCTTATGAAATTAAGTTTACAACTGAATTCTGCTTAACAAATATTGCCCAATTAAAACAAGAACTTATTGATCAAAAAGAGGCTTCTTCTCTTTTTGGTATCCAACGGGAGCATGGCTTAGATCAAATCTTAGGCAGCATTCATCAAACATTTTCAGACCAATTTCTTTATCCTTCTGTTTATGAACGCGCCGCCCATCTTTTTTACTTTACGCTCAAAGATCATCCATTTGTTGATGGGAATAAAAGGATTGGCAGCTTTCTATTACTCCTTTATCTAGCCGCTTATAATATTCAACTGTTCCACATCACCAATGAAAGCTTGGTTGCTTTGGCTCTTTTGGTGGCTCAAAGCAACCCTAACGACAAAGATATCATTATTAAACTTATTCTTAATTTAATAACCAAGGATGAATTATGTTAATCGGCTATATGCGGGTCTCCACTGATAAAGACCGACAAACAACAGACCTTCAAAAAGATGCGCTTCTTAAAGCAGGGGTAGATGAACGCCATTTATTTATGGATCGCGCCAGTGGTGTAAAAGATGATCGCCAAGGGCTAACGCAAGCTCTTACCTATATGAAAAAAGGGGATTGTCTTGTTGTTTGGAAGTTAGACCGTCTGGGAAGGTCACTCCCTCATTTATTAGAAATAATTTCTGATCTTAAACAAAAAGGTATAAGTTTCAAAAGCCTAACTGAAAATATAGATACAACAACCCCTCAAGGTGAACTGTTTTTTCATGTATTTGGTGCCCTTGCTCAATATGAACGCTCTCTTATTCGGGAAAGAATTATGGCCGGATTAGAGGCCGCTAAAACGCGCGGGAAAAAAGGTGGACGACCCCGAAAAATTGATGATGAAAAACTTCAAGCTATTCTAAATAGTTTAAAGTCAGGCCAATCCAAAGCATCTGTATGCCGAACCTTTCAAATTCCGCGGACCACCCTTTATGATTATTTGGAAAGAGCAGAAAATACTCGCGCAGAACCACCAATCTCTCTTTTCTAATTTAAAGAAGGTGAAGAATACCGTTAACTGCGAGAAAAAAATGAGTTTTTCTCATAGACTGCCCCTAAAGAAAAATTTATGAAGGGATAAGTTGCTTAAATTATCGGGATTTTATGAATTTACTGTCGGGCCTTAAACGTGAACAAAAAGAAGCTATAGGTCTTTTGCAAGTAGGTACTTTTCTAGAGTATTTTGACCTTATGCTCTATGTTCATATGGCTGTTATCCTCAATGAACTCTTTTTCCCCAAAACTGACCCTCATACTTCAGCTCTTCTGTCTGCTTTTGCTTTTTGCTCTACTTATGTTTTACGTCCTTTAGGAGCCCTTATTTTTGGGTATATTGGCGACAATATAGGGCGTAAGTCGACAGTTATTATTACAACCATGATGATGTCTGTTTCATGTATTATTATGGCTACCCTTCCCACTTATGCTCAAATCGGCATTACAGCAGCCTGGGCTGTCACCTTATGCCGGGTCATTCAAGGAATTTCTTCGATGGGAGAAATTATTGGGGCTGAGATTTATTTGACAGAAATTACTAAACCCCCTATGAGCTATCCGATTGTCTCTCTTATAGGGTGTTCTTCTCGGCTTGGCACTATGGTCGCTCTGGGTGTAGCAACTTTGGTCCTAACTTGCGGGATAGAATGGCGAACAGCTTTTTGGGTAGGGGCCGCTATTGCCGTTATTGGATCCGTTGCTAGAACACGGCTACGAGAAACTCCTGAATTCTTAAAAATTAAAAAGTTGGGTAAACTTGCTAAAAAAGAAAGTAAGCGCGCTTCTTTAAAAACCACCGTAGCTTACTTTTTCATCTCCTCTGGTCCACCTGCTTGTTTATATTTCAGTTATATGTATTTTGCCAACATTTTAAAAGCTCAGGGGTTGAGTGGTGAGTTTGTTGTCAAACAAAATTTTATGCTTTCTGTGGTTGAGTTCATTGCTATTCTTCTTATTACTTGTTTAAGTGTAAAATTTAATCCTCTTAAAATTCTTAAGATTAAATCTTCCGCTTACTTAATTTTCATTCTCTTGTTTCCCTTGGTTATGAGTAACTCTGAGCATTATCCTCTTATATTTTCTATTCAATGCATAAGTGTTATGCTGACATTAAGTGGGGTTCCAGCGGTTCCTATTCTTATTAAACACTTCCCTGTTATGAGCCGTTTTACCTATGTCAGTTTTATTTATGCTCTTTCTCGCGCCATTATTTACGTGGTCACATCTTTTGGATTAGTATACCTTACAGACTGGTTTGGCTATATAGGTGTAAGCCTTATCCTACTTCCTATTGCAGGGGGATTCTTATGGGGAATTTGCCATTTTGAAAGCCTTGAAAATCTGTATAAAAATAAACTTGATAACCCTATTTTAGCAACCCCCTAGCGCGACATTTTCCTCTTAAAAAACATATCCTCCCTAACAATTATTGGACGTTGATAGGTCTTTCCTTTAACACAAACCTACATTTATATTTTTTACTTTCTTTTCCTTCAAAAGTGCTCTCCATTTCTTTCACTCTTCTCCATGAATTTTCTAATTTTATCGCTTTTTTAATAAAGAAATCTATTCTTTGGGCCCCTACGACCTAGAATCCTCGACATGTTGAGGGCGGGTCAAAATTAAGATCTCCGTTAAGCATCAAAGAAAATGGTAGGTTACAAGGTTGTATCGGTGTAATAACAACTTTTTTTAGCCATCCCCGGCACTTAGGGGGGGCTATAATTTCTATTTTTCCGTTGGGAGCCAACGTCACAAAAAGATTATTCGCTTTAAAATAGGGGGTTTGTGAAGATAGCGCCTTTTTCAAGATAAAAAAGACTAGAGGCGCAATAAATTGGAGTATCTACAATTATATTGGGCGTCTCCTGAAAGGCTATATTTAATAATTTACCGCCAAAAAATGACTTTCCCCTTACATTTTTAAACGCAAGGTCACCAGGCATATTTTCTTTATTACCCCGTAGCCCCTTATACCCATTGATAAAAGCATTAAGAAATTTTTTATCACCCTCTATCAGGTTTTTGCTTTCAATACTTTTTCCCTTTATATTAAAATCTATCGTCGTAGCCTCGGGCGTAGTCCAAATAGAGTGAATAATAATATTTTCTTCTATATCTTGAGCATACCCTAAAGACAAACCACAAGTTGCAACCAACATCCCAATCATCTTTTTCATTTAAGGTCTTTCTTTTTAAGAAAATTTTTTTAAATTTGTTATTACAGTAATTCAAAAAAACTGAGAAAGGAAAGATTATTAAGGTAAGTGAGGCTAACCTGCAATATTTCAGAAGCAAAAGGTGATATATTCCAGGGAGATTTGAGATCATACCTGTTTGGTAATTTCGGTTCAATTTTAAAGAGAAGAAGAAATAGAGGGATAGGAATGACTATCGAGAGAAGCAAAGAAAGTCAGGCTAATTATAAAATAATTCCCCCTTTTTGAGGGGGGGGCAGGATAGGGGGAATTATTTCATGGTTACTTAAGAAAGGTTATCTTTCTTTAGTACTTTTCTGACCATGACTATGACGACCGCCTTCAGCAGCAATTTCTCTTACTTGCTCTTTCGGCATAGAAGCAAAGCCTTGCTTACCTTTTGTTTCAGACTTAGAGGCTTGGCCTTTTCTAGAATCTTGATCTCTTTTATTGGTAGGCATAATTACTTCTCCTGTTTAAAAATTAGTACCTAAGCTACATCTAAAGTAGTACTCCCCTCCTCTAACACTTCAAAATTGAAATTGTATGAAATTTTCACTTAAATCTTAAAATTTTACACAAAGCGTGGATATATCTAAGCACCTTTTTCAAACGTCTCTTGAAATGAAGAGAGGCTTTTCCTTTGCCCCATTTTAATTTAAGTTTTCCAACGGCTTATAAATCTACTTAAGAGAGACGTGGCCTTGCTCCCCTTCCCCTGATACCATAATGCAATTCCTCAAATCATAGACACCTTATAGAAGGATATGGTTTTATTTTTCTCTTTCGATATATTCTAGGAGGGCTTGTTCAATAAGTGTTGTTAAATTAGTTCGCTGTTTAATTGCTAGAATTTGCAGCCTGTGTTTAATATCAGAATCAATATCGGCAGATAGCCGTTCTTTTGTTTTTACAAGCTTAGCAGGCTCTTTTTTTGTAATTGCAAGGGGGGCTGATATAACAATAGGCTCATCCTCAAGCCTTACTAAATCTTTTGTTATTTCAAATTTGCTTTTTGCCATTTTACGCTACTACTTTTGTTTTCTGAATCTTTTCACTTTCGAATAACCTAGATTTAATAAATTCCCAAACACTACTTATCTCTTCCATCGCGTTTTTGTCTATTGCTCCTGCCGATCCTCCTGTCCCCATAGCTGCAGCATACGATAATCTATTTGAAAAGATGGCAGGCGCAACAGGACCAAAAGTGGACAAGACAGACGATGCCTGAAACGTTGCTTTTGTCCGTGAGGCACCTTGAGTCACCAAAAAAATAAATCTTTTTTTGTATTTTTCAACCATATTTATGGTTCTCCCAATAGCACTTAAGTCAGGTGCCGTGGGTTTAGAGGGAATCAGTACCAAATCAGCAACACTGATGCCCGCAACTGCATTATCGCTCGCATCACCGGGAGTATCAATGATACATAGATCAAAGCCTGCCGCTTCCAATTTCTCAAGAGTTAACCTCAATTCAGAAGAAATACAATCGACTAAGCCAATATCCTCAGCTTCTCTTCTACTCCACCAGCCTTCTAACGTTTTTTGGGGGTCCAGATCAATTAGAATAGTTTTTTTCCCTGCCTCACTGGCTGCCACAGCCAAATTAGCAGCACACGTTGACTTCCCTGCCCCACCCTTACGGTTTGCTATAGTCAGAATTTTCATAGATACCACCTTTTATTTTACAACATTTAATTTAATCTACACGTTATAGAGCAATGTTACAATATGTGCTGCGCTGTGTTTATGGGTGCAAAGAAGACTATGTACATTTGTTGAAATGTGTAAATGTACAAATGTACATTTGTGTATATGTGGTTTTACTGAAATCCACATTTGTTGAAATGTACAAATGTACATTTGTACATTTGTACACCAATGAACACAAATGAAACCACAGGTTGACTCAACAAAAAATTTTAGCTAAGTTGTATTCTACAATGCTTTTAATAAAAAGGAGGTTTTATGACAGCCAACGAAGATAAAATCCATACGAATCGGATTAATGTTGTAGTTCCCTTAGAGGATTCTATACGAATAGAGCGCGAGTCAGATAAACGAGGAATAAATAGAACACAATTTATTAAAGAAGCCATTCGAGAAAAACTTCAACGAGAAGAGCATTTCAGCGATCGTTTCTTTACTGAAATAGAATCAATTAAGAAAGAGGTATTAAGCTTAAAAGACTTATTAATCATCTTATGTAAGTAAAAAACCTCTGGGTGCAACCAGAGGTTTTAATTGTCTTACACGAAAAAACATCACACAAAGATATATTTAAAATATCAAATTTTTATCATTATATCAATACATAAATGTTTTTTCGTGTAGATCTTAACCAGGTATTTCGAAGGATTTATACGATGGATATTATTTCATTAAACCATCTTGCTTTTAAGGAGAAGTTTGATGGTCAGTTCTAGATTATGTTCCTCTCCCCATTACGTTTTTGTTGACTCTCAGCTTGTCCGCTCCATCGGAATGACAGCCGCCTCTTTACTCTCTCGCATTCATTATTGGCTGCAAAAGGATAAAGGCGGGATTATTCATGACGAGGTTAAGTTTGTTTACAATACAGCTTTGGAATGGAGCCGACAGCTAGGAGTTTCCTCTCGGCAAGTGGAAAGAGCGATTGCTAAATTAAGAAACTTAGGACTTTTAAGAATTGAAAAACTGGCACGGCATAAGTCCATTAGAACCAACCATTACGCGATTAACTATGAAGCCTTACAAGGCTTAATTTCCTTAAAAAAAGCCCCCAAAATGTCGGAATCATCCCGACAAAATGTCGGAATGTATATTACAAAGAATACAGACAATTCTAAGGATATTAATAATAATAAATCTAAGACACCGTCTGACCATTCGGCACCACAAGTCCAACAAGTCCTAGAAATAAAAAATAAAAGAACTGAAGAAAATTCTAAAACTGCGACGGTTCCTAACACCACTGTTCAAGATATGGTGACCTATTGGCAGCAACTATTCCCCCACTCAACGGTCAAGCTTAACCGAGAGTTATCCCAGTACTTACATGCGGCTTTCAAGCTTAGGTTTAACTCGGATATGAATTTATGGCGGCACTATTGCCAAACCCTTGAATCCAGCCCTTATCTGACCAGTAAAGATTTTAATCTCACCCTTGGATGGGTGATCAAGTTTAAAACAATCGATAGA
Proteins encoded in this window:
- a CDS encoding MFS transporter; amino-acid sequence: MNLLSGLKREQKEAIGLLQVGTFLEYFDLMLYVHMAVILNELFFPKTDPHTSALLSAFAFCSTYVLRPLGALIFGYIGDNIGRKSTVIITTMMMSVSCIIMATLPTYAQIGITAAWAVTLCRVIQGISSMGEIIGAEIYLTEITKPPMSYPIVSLIGCSSRLGTMVALGVATLVLTCGIEWRTAFWVGAAIAVIGSVARTRLRETPEFLKIKKLGKLAKKESKRASLKTTVAYFFISSGPPACLYFSYMYFANILKAQGLSGEFVVKQNFMLSVVEFIAILLITCLSVKFNPLKILKIKSSAYLIFILLFPLVMSNSEHYPLIFSIQCISVMLTLSGVPAVPILIKHFPVMSRFTYVSFIYALSRAIIYVVTSFGLVYLTDWFGYIGVSLILLPIAGGFLWGICHFESLENLYKNKLDNPILATP
- a CDS encoding ParA family protein, producing the protein MKILTIANRKGGAGKSTCAANLAVAASEAGKKTILIDLDPQKTLEGWWSRREAEDIGLVDCISSELRLTLEKLEAAGFDLCIIDTPGDASDNAVAGISVADLVLIPSKPTAPDLSAIGRTINMVEKYKKRFIFLVTQGASRTKATFQASSVLSTFGPVAPAIFSNRLSYAAAMGTGGSAGAIDKNAMEEISSVWEFIKSRLFESEKIQKTKVVA
- a CDS encoding ribbon-helix-helix protein, CopG family, producing MAKSKFEITKDLVRLEDEPIVISAPLAITKKEPAKLVKTKERLSADIDSDIKHRLQILAIKQRTNLTTLIEQALLEYIEREK
- a CDS encoding KGG domain-containing protein; the protein is MPTNKRDQDSRKGQASKSETKGKQGFASMPKEQVREIAAEGGRHSHGQKSTKER
- a CDS encoding recombinase family protein, with protein sequence MLIGYMRVSTDKDRQTTDLQKDALLKAGVDERHLFMDRASGVKDDRQGLTQALTYMKKGDCLVVWKLDRLGRSLPHLLEIISDLKQKGISFKSLTENIDTTTPQGELFFHVFGALAQYERSLIRERIMAGLEAAKTRGKKGGRPRKIDDEKLQAILNSLKSGQSKASVCRTFQIPRTTLYDYLERAENTRAEPPISLF